From a single Pleurodeles waltl isolate 20211129_DDA chromosome 10, aPleWal1.hap1.20221129, whole genome shotgun sequence genomic region:
- the LOC138262381 gene encoding putative nuclease HARBI1, translating into MTPSATSTTAATSNTTTAATKAVQKEGENIPHTCIHPGLRNEEVIRLYRLKRESNVRRLHHIAPDITARVESPKTIPPMIRLLAILHMLMSGSFQTTAAQVDGTSQPSLSAFLPMVLDVIICLTPFHIQFHNAQQLQQETKQGFYQMVGFPHCIEQHKLKWNITIIDRSCVGMDTSQHTNYHTPDQGYSIQPWVILTPYGNPQTDAEQTGNETYKRTRNVAERAFGLLKSRFKCVSLTGGSLLHAPPLVCKLILVCAILHNICVHTIIPWDEQVDVPSEEDEDNDAEQEDGEQSNSAAGARRRDQIVHNFFT; encoded by the exons ATGACGCCAAGtgctaccagcaccaccgcagcaacctcaaacaccaccactgcagccacaaaggcagtgcagaaagagggagagaatattccacacacatgcatccatcctGGCCTCAGGAACGAAGAGGTAATCAGACTGTACCGTCTCAAGAGGGAGTCCAACGTACGGCGGCTCCACCACATTGCgcctgacatcacagcaagagtggaaagtcctaAAACCATACCACCCATGATCAGACTCCTGGCAATCCTCCACATGCTGAtgtctggatcatttcagaccactgcagcacaagtggatGGGACATCACaaccatccctttctgccttccttcctatgGTCCTGGATGTCATTATCTGCCTCACACCCTTCCACATCCAGTTCCACAatgcccagcaactgcagcaggagaccaaacaaggattctaccaaatGGTTGGGTTCCCGCAT TGCATAGAGCAGCACAAATTGAAATGGAACATCACCATCATtgatagatcatgtgtaggaatggacacctcacagcacaccaactaTCATACCC cggaccaaggttacagcatccagccatgggtcatccTGACCCCATATGGAAATCCACAAACTGATGCCGAGCAGACTGGCAATGAAACATACAAAAGGACCAGGAATGTGGCAGAGAGGgcatttggcctgctgaaatccaggttcaaGTGCGTGAgtctaacaggaggaagcctgttacaTGCACCACCTCTTGTGTGCAAATTAATActtgtctgtgcaattttgcacaacatctgtgtacacACCATTATCCCCTGGgacgaacaggtagatgtccccagtgaggaggatgaggacaatgatgcagaacaggaggatggggaacaatcaaactctgctgctggagcacgcaGAAGAGACCAAATTGTGCACAACTTTTTCACTTAG